The Impatiens glandulifera chromosome 3, dImpGla2.1, whole genome shotgun sequence genome contains a region encoding:
- the LOC124932124 gene encoding thioredoxin-like 3-3, with protein sequence MKVNRLKEEEEEEAKGPVSVSLNNNNNNNLSENRLLTIATDDKHLTDIFHNIKASKTPAVINYGASWCQVCSQILPSFSELSKKFSKLSFVYADIDQCPETTQHIRYTPSFHFYSRDGERVDEMIGAGVERLHDRLWLHSS encoded by the exons ATGAAAGTTAATCgattaaaagaagaagaagaagaagaagcgaAAGGACCGGTTAGTGTGAGtctgaataataataataataataatctttcaGAGAATCGCCTCCTAACCATTGCCACTGACGATAAGCACCTCACTGATATATTTCACAACATCAAGGCTTCTAAAACCCCT GCTGTAATCAATTACGGTGCTTCCtg GTGTCAAGTTTGCAGCCAGATTCTACCTTCATTTAGTGAACTAAGCAAAAAGTTTTCAAAGCTTTCATTTGTATATGCTGATATAGACCAGTGCCCAGAAACAACTCAACATATTCGATACACCCCGTCTTTTCATTTCTATAGTCGTGATGGCGAAAGAGTTGACGAGATGATTGGAGCTGGAGTCGAGCGTCTACATGACCGATTATGGCTGCACTCTTCTTAA
- the LOC124932400 gene encoding metal tolerance protein C4 isoform X2, with protein MQTKSISFASLLMLSSHLLPRLRRRFTLSPLASTSLSSSLGQDRKNVTHDCSSQFYSSNHFTGGGGRRVLFLSPLTPGSFVPINFNRTIFVPLASVSSDSNHQYSFRRSLFTRSKKLKKLEPEDHSQRAVTTALCCNFLVFSLKFGVWLTTSSHVMLAEVVHSVADFANQALLAYGLISSKRAPDAIHPYGYSKERFVWSLTSAVGIFCLGSGATIVHGVQNLWTTLPPENIKYAALVLGGSFVIEGASLVVAIDAVRKGAAAEGMTVRDYVWRGHDPTSVAVMTEDGAAVTGLLIAGASLVAVNITGNPIYDPIGSIVVGNLLGMVAIFLFQRNRHALIGRAMDDHDMKKVLNFLRNDPVVDAIYDCKSEVIGPGVFRFKAEIDFNGDFNGEVLVQNYLNRREGWDSQFREASKEKDDALLLKIMSNYAEEVAKEAAKEVAKEVATAIGNEVDRLEKEIQEIVPGIRHVDIETHSPITTP; from the exons ATGCAGACGAAGAGCATCTCGTTCGCCTCCTTGCTGATGTTATCCTCTCACCTTCTTCCTCGCCTTCGCCGACGCTTCACTCTATCTCCTCTCGCTTCCACATCTCTCTCCTCCTCTTTAGGTCAGGACAGGAAAAATGTCACTCATGACTGTTCCTCTCAATTCTATTCTTCTAACCACTTCACCGGAGGAGGAGGTCGTCGTGTGTTATTTCTTTCTCCATTGACACCGGGGAGTTTTGTCCCTATTAATTTCAACCGGACAATCTTCGTTCCTCTGGCTTCAGTTTCTTCTGATTCTAATCATCAATATTCTTTTCGGCGGA GTTTATTCACCAGATCGAAGAAACTAAAGAAGCTAGAGCCCGAAGATCACAG TCAGCGAGCAGTAACAACAGCCTTATGCTGCAATTTCCTTGTTTTCTCTCTTAAGTTCGGGGTCTGGTTAACAACCTCAAGCCATGTAATGCTGGCTGAAGTTGTACATTCAGTTGCCGACTTTGCAAATCAG GCACTTCTTGCTTATGGACTCATTAGTTCCAAACGTGCCCCAGATGCTATCCATCC cTATGGCTATTCAAAGGAAAGATTTGTATGGTCCTTAACATCTGCTGTTGGTATCTTTTGTCTTGGTTCTGGTGCTACAATTGTGCATGGAGTACAAAACTTGTGGACCACATTG CCCCCAGAGAATATTAAATATGCAGCCTTGGTGCTTGGTGGTTCTTTTGTCATTGAAG gtgcTTCTCTTGTGGTAGCCATTGATGCTGTGAGGAAAGGTGCTGCTGCTGAAGGAATGACAGTGAGAGATTATGTCTGGCGTGGTCATGACCCTACTTCTGTAGCTGTCATGACAGAG GATGGTGCAGCAGTTACTGGACTTCTTATTGCAGGTGCATCACTGGTGGCTGTTAATATCACTGGAAATCCGATATATGATCCCATTGGTTCAATTGTGGTTGGAAATCTCCTTGGCATG GTGGCGATATTTCTTTTTCAGAGGAATAGGCATGCTTTAATTGGTAGAGCAATGGATGATCATGACATGAAAAAAGTTCTTAATTTTCTTAGAAATGACCcg GTTGTTGATGCTATTTATGATTGTAAAAGTGAGGTGATAGGGCCTGGGGTTTTCAGATTTAAAGCAGAAATAG ATTTCAATGGCGATTTCAATGGCGAGGTGCTAGTGCAGAACTACCTTAACAGGCGTGAAGGGTGGGATAGTCAG TTTCGAGAAGCATCGAAGGAGAAGGATGATGCTTTGTTACTTAAGATAATGTCAAACTATG CTGAAGAAGTTGCTAAAGAAGCTGCGAAAGAAGTTGCAAAAGAAGTTGCCACGGCCATAGGGAATGAAGTTGATAGACTTGAGAAAGAAATTCAGGAAATAGTCCCAGGTATTCGTCATGTAGATATTGAAACCCACAGTCCTATTACAACCCCATGA
- the LOC124932400 gene encoding metal tolerance protein C4 isoform X1: MQTKSISFASLLMLSSHLLPRLRRRFTLSPLASTSLSSSLGQDRKNVTHDCSSQFYSSNHFTGGGGRRVLFLSPLTPGSFVPINFNRTIFVPLASVSSDSNHQYSFRRSLFTRSKKLKKLEPEDHSQRAVTTALCCNFLVFSLKFGVWLTTSSHVMLAEVVHSVADFANQALLAYGLISSKRAPDAIHPYGYSKERFVWSLTSAVGIFCLGSGATIVHGVQNLWTTLPPENIKYAALVLGGSFVIEGASLVVAIDAVRKGAAAEGMTVRDYVWRGHDPTSVAVMTEDGAAVTGLLIAGASLVAVNITGNPIYDPIGSIVVGNLLGMVAIFLFQRNRHALIGRAMDDHDMKKVLNFLRNDPVVDAIYDCKSEVIGPGVFRFKAEIDFNGDFNGEVLVQNYLNRREGWDSQFREASKEKDDALLQNYLNRREEWASQFREASKEKDDALLLKIMSNYAEEVAKEAAKEVAKEVATAIGNEVDRLEKEIQEIVPGIRHVDIETHSPITTP, from the exons ATGCAGACGAAGAGCATCTCGTTCGCCTCCTTGCTGATGTTATCCTCTCACCTTCTTCCTCGCCTTCGCCGACGCTTCACTCTATCTCCTCTCGCTTCCACATCTCTCTCCTCCTCTTTAGGTCAGGACAGGAAAAATGTCACTCATGACTGTTCCTCTCAATTCTATTCTTCTAACCACTTCACCGGAGGAGGAGGTCGTCGTGTGTTATTTCTTTCTCCATTGACACCGGGGAGTTTTGTCCCTATTAATTTCAACCGGACAATCTTCGTTCCTCTGGCTTCAGTTTCTTCTGATTCTAATCATCAATATTCTTTTCGGCGGA GTTTATTCACCAGATCGAAGAAACTAAAGAAGCTAGAGCCCGAAGATCACAG TCAGCGAGCAGTAACAACAGCCTTATGCTGCAATTTCCTTGTTTTCTCTCTTAAGTTCGGGGTCTGGTTAACAACCTCAAGCCATGTAATGCTGGCTGAAGTTGTACATTCAGTTGCCGACTTTGCAAATCAG GCACTTCTTGCTTATGGACTCATTAGTTCCAAACGTGCCCCAGATGCTATCCATCC cTATGGCTATTCAAAGGAAAGATTTGTATGGTCCTTAACATCTGCTGTTGGTATCTTTTGTCTTGGTTCTGGTGCTACAATTGTGCATGGAGTACAAAACTTGTGGACCACATTG CCCCCAGAGAATATTAAATATGCAGCCTTGGTGCTTGGTGGTTCTTTTGTCATTGAAG gtgcTTCTCTTGTGGTAGCCATTGATGCTGTGAGGAAAGGTGCTGCTGCTGAAGGAATGACAGTGAGAGATTATGTCTGGCGTGGTCATGACCCTACTTCTGTAGCTGTCATGACAGAG GATGGTGCAGCAGTTACTGGACTTCTTATTGCAGGTGCATCACTGGTGGCTGTTAATATCACTGGAAATCCGATATATGATCCCATTGGTTCAATTGTGGTTGGAAATCTCCTTGGCATG GTGGCGATATTTCTTTTTCAGAGGAATAGGCATGCTTTAATTGGTAGAGCAATGGATGATCATGACATGAAAAAAGTTCTTAATTTTCTTAGAAATGACCcg GTTGTTGATGCTATTTATGATTGTAAAAGTGAGGTGATAGGGCCTGGGGTTTTCAGATTTAAAGCAGAAATAG ATTTCAATGGCGATTTCAATGGCGAGGTGCTAGTGCAGAACTACCTTAACAGGCGTGAAGGGTGGGATAGTCAG TTTCGAGAAGCATCGAAGGAGAAGGATGATGCTTTGTTGCAGAACTACCTTAACAGGCGTGAAGAGTGGGCTAGTCAG TTTCGAGAAGCATCGAAGGAGAAGGATGATGCTTTGTTACTTAAGATAATGTCAAACTATG CTGAAGAAGTTGCTAAAGAAGCTGCGAAAGAAGTTGCAAAAGAAGTTGCCACGGCCATAGGGAATGAAGTTGATAGACTTGAGAAAGAAATTCAGGAAATAGTCCCAGGTATTCGTCATGTAGATATTGAAACCCACAGTCCTATTACAACCCCATGA